Genomic DNA from Wolbachia endosymbiont of Aedes albopictus:
GGAGAGTTGTAGTTATTATGCAGAGCGATGACATGGTCTTGACCAGGAAGCAAGAAATCTAAAATTTTTTCTGCAAAATTTCTAACTGCTTTCAAAGCACCTTCTGAAAAATTGCCAAATTCTTTTAAACTAGCCTCTGCACCCACGTTGTCAAATATACGATTGGGATCGAATTCATACCGCTCACCATTTAAGTAAAATTCTACATTGCGTGGGGTACCATCACCATGGGTAATGTACAGCATTCTTCCACCAAACTGCTGGATTATACGCTCGCCAGCTTCTTTTGAAGTTACTTCATTTTGATGCACATTGATAAAATTGATTCCACTTGTATCGCTACTTTTAATAAAAAGCTTAACTGTGGTATCACCTAACGTTAGATCATATTCTTTAGTGTCGATGTTTGACATTTTACTGCTATCAATAATAAAAGTAAATAAATAGCCCAATTTTTACTTTAATGCTAGCTATACGCTTTTACTTTTAAATTCTTTGCTGTCAATATTAATGATTCATTAAAGAAGCCTTCAATATCACCAATATTACCTATATTTTTTGTACTGATAGATTGGTCAATTCTTTTAACTAGATTAGATAAAACTTTATTAGGGCCAATTTCAACAAATTTGTTAATGCCACGGCTTGCCATATACAAAACCATTTCTCTCCATTTCACTCTGCTTATGACTTGTTTAGCAAGTAAAGCTTTTATAACTTTGGGATCATTCTCCTCTTTAGCTGTAACATTTGATATCAAAGGAACTATAGGACGGGTTATTTTAATACCCTCCAAAAATTGCAAAACTTTTTCATCAGCAGGTTTCATAAGAGATGAGTGAAAAGGTCCACTAACCTGTAACTTAACTAATCTCTTGATGTTCAAGTTCTTGAGCAAATCGGGTAATATTTCAAGAACCTCTCTAGTGCCACTTATAACTATTTGCCCACCACCGTTATCATTTGCAATTTCACAAACTCTATCAATCTGGACTGATTTTAAAACATCTTCCACTTCGTTTAGCTCCGCTCCAAGCAATGCAACCATTCCCCCTTCACATTTCAAAGAAGCTTCATGCATTGCTTCGCTGCGAATTTTCAGCAGCTTGATTGCAGACTCAAGAGTCAATGCCCCTGCAGCACATAGCGCTGTATATTCACCGACTGAATGCCCACAAACATATTTAATTCCATAATTAGAAAAAAGAGATTCACCAAACACATGCTCGGTAACACGTAGCGTCGCGATTGACACTGCCATTATAGCTGGCTGAGCGTTTTCTGTAATGGTTAATTCTTCAATAGGACCGTTGAAGATTAAATGAGACAGCTTTCTACCCAATATGCTATCCACTTCATTAAATACTTGTCTTGCAACGGAAAACTCACTATATAAGCTCTTTCCCATTCCTACAAACTGAGAGCCCTGACCAGGGAAAGCAAAAATCATGATAACTATTATCTATTCCTTATTAAGTATAACATTTTATTTATTTTTTGTCAATATTTTAGAATAATGATTGACTTAGTGAATTAAGTTCACTAGAATATTAACTGACTAAAAGTTTATAAGCAACAATGGCAGAAATTGATTATCATAAGGTTACTATAGTCATGACAGATGGTCAAGAGTTTGAAACTCGTTCCACTTATGGAAAGGAAGGTGATAAGATAAAACTTGATAGAGATCCTCTAACTCATCCTGCATGGACTGGAAGTTTGGCAAGTGGATCAACAAATAAAACTAGCAAATTAGCTAAGTTTAACGATAAATATGGAAGCATTTTCTAACTTTCCTCCTCTTTAAGTTTTAGAGAGTTTACTAAAGCATGCATAAATACAAAAATATAGGCTATGTTGCTTCTCAATCACCAAAATCGCAGGGAGTATCTAAACTATTAAAGAAACTTAATTTTATCAATATAACAGAAGAAAATAAGTCCGAAATTGATCTACTGATAGTTGTTGGCGGTGATGGCTTTATGCTGCGTACCTTGCATAATTACGTCATAGAAAATAAAAACATGCATGTGTATGGGGTAAATACCGGCAATGTTGGGTTTTTGATGAATAAATGCTTTAGCCGCAGTGAAGATTTAATTGATCATATAGAACATGCAACTTCAACTCAGTTAACTTTGCTAAAAATGGAAGCAACAGACACAAGTGGCAAGAGGTATCACTACATAGCGGTAAACGAGGTATATGTTTTTAGAAAAGCAAACCAAATAGTAGAAATGAATATCACTATTAATGATAAGCTAAAAGTAGAAAAATTTAGAGGGGACGGAGTAATATTATCTACTCCCACAGGTAGCACTGCATATAACTTCTCTGCCGGTGGCCCAATCTTGCCGCTAAATTCAAATTTACTTGCATTAACCTCTATCAATAGCTATTACCCAAGGCATTGGAATGGAGCGTTAATATCAAACGATACAATCGTACAAATTGACATTAACGACACAAAAAACCTTCCAGCACTTGTAGTATCAGATTACAAAGAATTTCATGATATATCACAGATAAAAATACAAAAAGACCATGAGAACACAATCACTTTGCTTTTTGACAAAGATTACCCTCTGAATGAAAGAATCTTTGATAGACAATTTCTATACTAATAATTATCCGTAAATTGGTATTTACTATATCTTAATAACTATAGTGTAATCAATGCAGCATTAATAATTAATTTTGGAGTAAATATGGGACCAGTAACGAATCTACCATCGTCTGAAGAGAATGCACTATTAATATTTGACTTTGATCAAACAATTACAAATCATTCTATGTGCAATTTCTTTACATCCACGGGGTATGATGATTATGATTCTGGCAAAGAAAAAGCAGTAATTAAAGAAGAAATAGAAGAATTTTTACAAAAGGGAGGCTCAGGAATCAAAAATAAAGAAAAGCTAAGGTCTGTATTAGGTTCTGCACTTTCAAGCGGAGTAGAAGTTGCTATTGTATCGTCTGCAAAATACATAAAAGCAGTAGAGTATGTAGTGAAAAATCATTTAGGTTTAACAGAAGAGCAGGCGCAAGGTATTAAAGTAGTTGGAGGAACGACTAAGCGTCAAGATCCACTAAATTCAGCAGAAGTAGTTAAAAGAATGAATGAGCCTCAAGATCCACAAATTGGAAAACATCTATGTGTTTTATCTCTTTTAAAAGCATATAAGAAAGACAAAGGTATGTTACCGCAAAAAGTCATGTTAGTTGATGGTAATCAGCGGGGCATTAATCCTGCTGATGACTTTTATAAAAGCATCAAGGAAGGATTATTAGAAAAAGATATGAAGGGTCTCTTAGAAAATATAGATCAAGAAATAGCGGAAGTTGATGTCAGGGAAGAGGAAACAAACAATATTGCATTTAAAGGGGTTAATGTATCTAGTGAGCCAACAATAGGAACAGACGGAGCAGGGGATGATGGTTATTTAGACAAAGTAGAAAAATGGATTAAAGAGCCTATACAGAATCTTGAGAATCCAGTTGATGATGGTCCGGAGAATCATAGTAAAAAAACTTCGAAAGAGAGTTCAGATAGTAGAATAGGTGGTCAAAACTCAGAAGAGAAAGATCCTTCTAAAAAAGTAGGTCTATCCGGCAGTACACCTTTAACTCCTCCACCATCGTATAAAAGCGAAGATGGCTCTGAAAAGTCTTTGAGTGAATTTGATACAAATAGCAATGCAACTTTAGAGAGTAAGAAAGCAAACAGATCCTGGCCAAGAGCAAAATATGCCTTGCAGCAGAAGGGCTTTATAATTTCTGGTGTAATTGCTGTTATGCTCAGCATACCTGCAATTTTGGTGAATTTGCAAGATAAAGCAACACTTGCCGAATTGGTTAAAATTAATCCAAACTATATTACTATACCAGCAATTGCGCTCGTTTCATTGCTTGCAATTAGCACAATATTTTTTTCAATAAAGCAATTTAGAAATACCAGAGAATATCAAACCCAAGGGAAAGATGCGGATGAAATTTTAGCTAAGGTGTTAGAACACCAGCCAAAGGACAAAGTGATGAAATCTGTAAGGCTAGAATATAGCAATGGCACTCATTCAAATTTTGTACTTAATGCTTGGGAATCTAAGAATGACTTCATCAACATTGACGAAAAAGTAGTTAGCAGAACTAACAAAATAGAATCAGTAATCGACGACAGACCACTATTTACTGCATTATTAGCCAGTGTAATTGCTGCAAATGTAGCACTTCCTTTAGGGCTACTTGCAACAAATGGTGTTAATGGTGTACAAAAATTTTACCAGAACCCTTTGACTAATGACATAGGCCTATCATTACTTATAGGCTCGGGTGTACTTGCATTATTAATTTTGTGTCTTGGTGTACATTACTATAGAAAAACAAATTGTACTAATCTTATATACTCTCGGGAAAAGATTGGCGCTGAAGGTGTTAATGAGGAATTCACTCAGGAAATAAAACAAGAGAGGACAAATGTTCTTGGGGAAAATCACAGTAAGGACGCAAAACGTTGCAGTTTAACGCTTGAGCAAGTTGTGATTCAATCTCATAATTGTAAGGATGCTGTTTATAGTGTCGGTTAATAAAATGCACAACGTAAAACACAATGCCTTATGCTCTTTCTTCGTCATCCCAGCGCGTGACACTTTATAATGGTGTCATGAAAGTAGCTGACACTTGGGGTCTATGTTTTTTCTGGTCGCACGCAGTCATCTGCCGCGAACCGTCATACCGCGATTCATTCGCGGTATCTCCCAGCATAGATCCCGCTAACACATAGCGGGATAACGAATTGCTTAACCGTCATTCCGCTGCGAACCGTCATACCGCCGCAGACCGTCATACCGCGATTCATTCACGGTATCTCTTAGCCGCTAACACGCAGCAGAACGTCATACCGCGATTCATTCGCGGTATCTCATCCGCTAACACGCAGCGGGATGACAGCAATCCTACGTCATACCGCCGCGGTATCTCTTAGCCGCTAACACGTAGCGGGATGACGAATTGCTTAACCGTCATTCCACCGCGAACCGTCATTCCGCCGCAGACCGTCATACTGCGATTCATTCGCGGTATCTCCCAGCATAGATCCCGCTAACACATAGCGGGATAACGAATTGCTTAACCGTCATTCCGCCGCGAACCGTCATACCGCCGCAGACCGTCATACCGCCGCGGTATCTCTTAGCCGCTAACAAGTAGCGGGATGACGGTTGTCGTTTAGCTATAAATGTTTAAGAAATTTACCAAACGAAAAAAAAGGCAAAAGAAACCCCGTGGTGCGAGTTTTGACTCTATATTACTGTAAGTGGCGCTGTAATAATGTGCTAACGCTTAAAATAAGCGCGATTTGGCTGAATGTAGAAAAAATAAAAAAGACATGCAGCCGCTATAATTTTATGTAATCCGCCAATAAATACCCTGAGTTTTTTACTGAATTTTGTCATTGAGCCTGCAGGTCAAAAACAAGTTTTGAGTCATAAATACCATTATTATCATAATAAGGGGGCTGGCGGAGTTTGTCAAGTAAGTTTTTCTTTCCCATGAATTCCCTTTGAAGTCGAGTATTGAAAATTGACTGGAGAGTTGTGGATTACTTTGTATATGTCATAACAAGCCATGGCACTCTCGGCAAAACCACTTAATATTAACTTTAGTTTGCCTGAATAAGTAGCTATATCTCCGATTGCATATATTCTATCTCTACTGGTTCTAAGTGTAGCTGGGTCGACAGTTATGCGGCCATGTTCTAACTCTATACCCCAACTGTTTATTGGCCCAAGATTCATTGACAATCCAAAAAATGGCAGCAAAAAATCAGCGGATATTTCTTTTTCTTCCTTAGAGGCAATGTTTTTTACTATCACTGCGCTCAATTGCCCATTACCTCCTGCTAGTTCGTGTAATTGATATGGCACTACCAGTTCTATCTTTCCATTATTTTCAAGTGATTCTAATTTATTTCTAGTTTCAGGAGTGCAGCGAAATTCCTTTCTTCTATGTATCACATAAATTTTCTTTGCAACTTTAGAAAGTTCTACAGTCCAATCAGCTGCAGAATCACCTCCCCCTGCAATGACTATAGTTTTGTCCTGAAAATCAGAAATTTTATTTACACTGTAAAATACAGATTTATTTTCGTATTCTAATATACCACTTAAGGGTGGACGGTTAGGTTCAAACATTCCGTTACCTGCAGCAACAATAACAGCCTTACATTTTACCTCTGTACCTGTGTTAGTTATGATAGTAAAGCTTTGATCACAGTTATTCGAAATCTTTTCCACTTTTTGACTTAAATGGTAAACAGGCTCAAATGGTGAAGCTTGCTCCATTAATTGCTCAATTAATTTTTGGGCAGTAATTACAGGATAACCAGGTATATCATATATTGGCTTTTCTGGGTAAAGAGCTGTGCATTGTCCTCCTGCTTGATCCAAAACATCTATTATATGACATCTCATATCAAGCATTCCCGCTTGAAAAGCAGTGAATATTCCAATAGGCCCTGCACCTATTATTACTATATCGGTTTTCATATTCAGATGGTAATCTATTTATAGATATTAGCTTTCTTCGCTAATAAGGTCAATTTACAAAGGGATGTATTTTTAAAAGATGTGGCTAGATTAGATAAGATTTCCAGCATTATGAACCACATAAAGCTCTAAAAATCAGCTAACATAACGGGATGCTGTGCGGACGGAATGGGATTCGAACCCATGGTACGCTCATCACGTACGTCAGTTTTCAAGACTGGTGCCTTAAACCGCTCGGCCATCCGTCCATTTCTTTTCTATCACAACATTTTATTTTAAGCAATCTATAAAAGCTTTACTTGCCCACGCAAAAGTTGCTAAACACACTACTCAATATTTCCTCAACATTAATAATTCCAATCACCGCACCAAGTTCAAATGCAGCAAGCCTCAAATCTTCAGATATCAACTCAATTGGATTATCGATATTAAAACGTTGTAAATGTTCCAGTGCTTTCTGCATGTGACTCCTATGTCTTTGCCGAGTAATCACAGGAGTGTCTCTATCGCGCCCAAATTTTTCCTCTGCCTTCCTTTTTATGAGAGAGATCAACTTGTTTGTACCTATTCCCTTTAAAATAGAAATAGGTAGAAAATCTACACCGCCAATCAGTATACTTCTGTCATTAATTGCATCGTCAGCTTTGCTCAATACATAAATAGTATCGCTATTTACAACGTTGCAATTGATATTATAACGTTGTTCAAAAAGAAATAGTTCTATTCTTAAATCAGCTTCAAAAGACCTCTTTTTTGCTCGACTTATGCCTTCTGATTCTATCGGGTCTGAACTCTCACGAATTCCAGCAGTATCAGAGAGAATGATTGGGTATCCGCCAATGTCAATATGAGCTTCAAGCACGTCTCTTGTTGTGCCTGCATATTCAGAAACAATAGCAATATCACGCTTGGCTAAGAAATTAAACAGAGTTGATTTACCGACATTTGGTTCACCAGTTATTACAATATGTAAACCCTCACGCAACCTTTCGCCCCGTCTATTATCATTTAAATGCTCTTGTATCAACTGTATGAGAGATTGCACTTCATTATTAATTTTTTCCAATTCACTTTTTTCTGCCCAAATGTCCTCTGGAAAGTCTATATATGCTTCGATTTTGGATTGTATCGTTATTAATCTTTGCCTCCAATTGCTGTATAGTCTCTCCAATTCTCCAGATATCTGCTTAATCGCTTGTTTAGCTTGCATTTTCGTCTCAGCATCAATTAGATCTGCGATCCCTTCTATTTGCGTTAAGTCAAATTTACCATTTAGAAAAGCCCTAAGTGAGAATTCTCCAGGCCTGGCCATAACAAAAATTTTTGATAATTCCTCCAAGATGATTTTTATGACTGCCTTGCTTCCATGCACTTGTAACTCTATAACGTCCTCGCCAGTGAAACTGTTTGGAGCAGGGAAATAGATGATTATTCCATTATCTATCAATTGACTGGAATCATCATATAGATCAACTAAAGTAGCAAATCTTGGTTTAATTTCTTTCTTAATATGAAAATGATTTAAAGCTTTAAGCGCGTAGTTGCCTGAAATTCTGATGACTGCAACTCCTGACTTGCCCAATACGGTCGATAAAGCGAAAATAGTTTCATTTGTGTTTGTCATTATTTATATAAACTACTTAGCAATATTACACTTAAGAAACCAAAATACCTAATTTGAAAATATTCGAAATTTTTATCTATCTTGCTAGTTTATATTAATGCAGTACTATCATACTAGTGAATGTATTATATAGAAAAGCTGTAAAAGTCACTCAGGTGAAAATATTTATTTTGAAAACTGATAATATAATTTATAATTATCAATATAAGTTTTAAATATTTTATGCTCAAGAAATTAGCTTGGTATTGGTCTTTTGTAGGGTTAATTAAAGGGTTTGTTATTACATTAAAATATATGTTTAAGCCAAAGGTTACTTTGAGGTATCCTATGGAGAAAGGCCCTTTAAGTCCAAGGTTTCGTGGTGAGCATGCGTTGCGTAGGTATCCAAACGGTGAAGAACGATGCATAGCTTGTAAATTATGCGAAGTTATCTGCCCTGCTCAAGCAATAGTTATTGAAGCAGAGGAAAGAGAAGACGGTAGTCGCCGCACTACGCGCTATGATATTGATATGACAAAATGCATATACTGCGGACTTTGCCAAGAGGCATGTCCAGTTGATGCAATCGTTGAAGGTCCTAACTTTGAATTTGCTACTGAAACAAGAGAGGAGCTAATGTACAATAAAGAAAAGTTATTGCGTAATGGTGAAGTTTGGGAAGACGCAATTGCACTCAGGTTAAAAAAGAATAGACCGTACTACTGATGTTAAAAATTTATAGCTTTCAAATCATTCCTCTGTTACCCAGGTGCTGTTTTTCTGTCATTTCAGTGTTCCTTTTTTTGTTATCCCAGTGCGTGACACTGGGATCCAGGTATAAAAATATTTGCAAATTGTGCAATGGACAACAGATTTTAGGAGCATACGTTAAACTAATTTCCATTATAAAAATAAGATGGATCCCAGTGTCACGCACTGGGATGACAAAGAGAGGGTTAGACAAAAGGGTCGATAAATGATTAAAGTTACCTTTTCAACCGAACAAAAAGTGAAAGAATACAGTGGTATAGTCACTAGCTTTGATATATTACAACCGGATGCTTTGAAAGAAGCAGTTGCATTGAAAGTAAACGGTGAGTTGTATGATCTCTCACGTGAAATTGAATCTGATGCAGAGATAGAGGTGATACAACTGAGTGACGAAGCGGGTTTAGATATAATAAGGCATGATGCTGCTCATATAATGGCGCAG
This window encodes:
- the nuoI gene encoding NADH-quinone oxidoreductase subunit NuoI, giving the protein MLKKLAWYWSFVGLIKGFVITLKYMFKPKVTLRYPMEKGPLSPRFRGEHALRRYPNGEERCIACKLCEVICPAQAIVIEAEEREDGSRRTTRYDIDMTKCIYCGLCQEACPVDAIVEGPNFEFATETREELMYNKEKLLRNGEVWEDAIALRLKKNRPYY
- the fabD gene encoding ACP S-malonyltransferase, whose protein sequence is MIFAFPGQGSQFVGMGKSLYSEFSVARQVFNEVDSILGRKLSHLIFNGPIEELTITENAQPAIMAVSIATLRVTEHVFGESLFSNYGIKYVCGHSVGEYTALCAAGALTLESAIKLLKIRSEAMHEASLKCEGGMVALLGAELNEVEDVLKSVQIDRVCEIANDNGGGQIVISGTREVLEILPDLLKNLNIKRLVKLQVSGPFHSSLMKPADEKVLQFLEGIKITRPIVPLISNVTAKEENDPKVIKALLAKQVISRVKWREMVLYMASRGINKFVEIGPNKVLSNLVKRIDQSISTKNIGNIGDIEGFFNESLILTAKNLKVKAYS
- a CDS encoding NAD(P)/FAD-dependent oxidoreductase, producing the protein MKTDIVIIGAGPIGIFTAFQAGMLDMRCHIIDVLDQAGGQCTALYPEKPIYDIPGYPVITAQKLIEQLMEQASPFEPVYHLSQKVEKISNNCDQSFTIITNTGTEVKCKAVIVAAGNGMFEPNRPPLSGILEYENKSVFYSVNKISDFQDKTIVIAGGGDSAADWTVELSKVAKKIYVIHRRKEFRCTPETRNKLESLENNGKIELVVPYQLHELAGGNGQLSAVIVKNIASKEEKEISADFLLPFFGLSMNLGPINSWGIELEHGRITVDPATLRTSRDRIYAIGDIATYSGKLKLILSGFAESAMACYDIYKVIHNSPVNFQYSTSKGIHGKEKLT
- a CDS encoding NAD kinase translates to MHKYKNIGYVASQSPKSQGVSKLLKKLNFINITEENKSEIDLLIVVGGDGFMLRTLHNYVIENKNMHVYGVNTGNVGFLMNKCFSRSEDLIDHIEHATSTQLTLLKMEATDTSGKRYHYIAVNEVYVFRKANQIVEMNITINDKLKVEKFRGDGVILSTPTGSTAYNFSAGGPILPLNSNLLALTSINSYYPRHWNGALISNDTIVQIDINDTKNLPALVVSDYKEFHDISQIKIQKDHENTITLLFDKDYPLNERIFDRQFLY
- the mnmE gene encoding tRNA uridine-5-carboxymethylaminomethyl(34) synthesis GTPase MnmE is translated as MTNTNETIFALSTVLGKSGVAVIRISGNYALKALNHFHIKKEIKPRFATLVDLYDDSSQLIDNGIIIYFPAPNSFTGEDVIELQVHGSKAVIKIILEELSKIFVMARPGEFSLRAFLNGKFDLTQIEGIADLIDAETKMQAKQAIKQISGELERLYSNWRQRLITIQSKIEAYIDFPEDIWAEKSELEKINNEVQSLIQLIQEHLNDNRRGERLREGLHIVITGEPNVGKSTLFNFLAKRDIAIVSEYAGTTRDVLEAHIDIGGYPIILSDTAGIRESSDPIESEGISRAKKRSFEADLRIELFLFEQRYNINCNVVNSDTIYVLSKADDAINDRSILIGGVDFLPISILKGIGTNKLISLIKRKAEEKFGRDRDTPVITRQRHRSHMQKALEHLQRFNIDNPIELISEDLRLAAFELGAVIGIINVEEILSSVFSNFCVGK
- the rpmE gene encoding 50S ribosomal protein L31; translation: MAEIDYHKVTIVMTDGQEFETRSTYGKEGDKIKLDRDPLTHPAWTGSLASGSTNKTSKLAKFNDKYGSIF